GCGGCAACACGATGTTCTGCGTGTGCATCACCCGGCTTTCGTCAAAGCTGTATTGCTTTGAAAGATCGGCCATCAAATGCATTTGCGCGGTTGTCGCGTCGCCGGGAATTCCGCCAACCGGCTTCAGGCTGATAACGGCGGAGACATAGCCCGGTGCCTTATGCGGATGCGTGTTCCGGTCAGCCCACAGTGCGAAATCGGGATCGGATCGATCGATTTCTGTGGTCAGACCGGTTTCGAAAGCCGGATCGTCAAAGAATGGCTTGATCCGTTCCAGTTCCGCCAGGGGTGGTTCGACGCCCTGGTCAAGGAGATGCGCAAACTCCTCCTCAACCTGGCTTGTATACTCCTCGGCACCCATTTCATGGACTAGGATCTTGATCCGGGCCTTGTACTTGTTGTCGCGTCGGCCATGGCGATTGTAAACGCGCAAGCAGGCTTCGGAGTATGTGACCAGCTGATCCAGCGGCACGAAATCGCGGATCTGCGGTGCAATCATCGGGGTCCGGCCCATGCCGCCACCGACATAAAATGCCGCACCAATTTCGCCGTTTTTCTCGACGATCTGGATGCCAATATCATGTAGGCGCATTGCGGCGCGATCGGTATCGCTGGCGATGACCGCAATCTTGAACTTGCGGGGCAAATAGCTGAATTCCGGGTGGAAGCTCGACCATTGGCGCAGCAATTCGGCGTACGGGCGCGGATCGATCAATTCGTCCGCAGCAGCGCCTGCAAAATGGTCCGAGCTGATATTCCGAATACAATTGCCGCTGGTCTGGATGGCATGCATTTCGACCTTGGCGAGATCCGCCAGCAAGTCTGCGGCTTCTTCCAGCTTGATCCAGTTGTATTGGATATTCTGGCGCGTGGTGAAGTGCCCGTAGCCGCGATCATACTTGTCCGCGATATCCGCCAAGGTATGCATCTGGGAGCTACTGAGCGTTCCGTAAGGGATTGCGACGCGCAGCATATAGGCATGCAGCTGGAGGTAGAGGCCATTCATCAGTCGCAAGGGCTTGAACTGGTCTTCGGTCAGCTTGCCTTCGATGCGGCGTCGGGCCTGGTCGCGGAATTCTTCAACGCGGGCATCGACCATCGCCTGGTCATATTGGTCATACTTATACATGTCAGATCACCCAGTTGCCGGCATCGGGGTCGGCGGGCTTGAGGGTCAGGTCGGGGCGGACGGTCGGGCCAAGGGCGCGGACGCGATCCTTGATATGCGCGGGGCGCACGCCGTTTTTGTCGCGT
This is a stretch of genomic DNA from Parerythrobacter jejuensis. It encodes these proteins:
- a CDS encoding nitrite/sulfite reductase, producing the protein MYKYDQYDQAMVDARVEEFRDQARRRIEGKLTEDQFKPLRLMNGLYLQLHAYMLRVAIPYGTLSSSQMHTLADIADKYDRGYGHFTTRQNIQYNWIKLEEAADLLADLAKVEMHAIQTSGNCIRNISSDHFAGAAADELIDPRPYAELLRQWSSFHPEFSYLPRKFKIAVIASDTDRAAMRLHDIGIQIVEKNGEIGAAFYVGGGMGRTPMIAPQIRDFVPLDQLVTYSEACLRVYNRHGRRDNKYKARIKILVHEMGAEEYTSQVEEEFAHLLDQGVEPPLAELERIKPFFDDPAFETGLTTEIDRSDPDFALWADRNTHPHKAPGYVSAVISLKPVGGIPGDATTAQMHLMADLSKQYSFDESRVMHTQNIVLPHVKIADLHALWTALNEAGLGEPNLDQVGDIIACPGLDYCSLANARSIPIAQQISERFAANGKGDTLGELKLKISGCINACGHHHAGHIGILGVDKKGTESYQLLLGGSEAEDTSLAKITGPGFDEAGIVDAVETAADVYLAQKQDGERFLDTYRRIGMAPFKEALYG